In Synechococcus sp. RS9909, one genomic interval encodes:
- the mnmE gene encoding tRNA uridine-5-carboxymethylaminomethyl(34) synthesis GTPase MnmE — MPECSPSGDTIAAIATALAPGQGGIAVIRLSGPAAQPAVRAITRIPGYQPWESHRVLYGHVLAADGQERIDEVLVLPMLAPRSFTAEDVVEIHCHGGVMAVQRVLARVLEQPGVRRALPGEFSQRAVLNGRLDLTRAEAISDLVAARSQRAAQLAMAGVDGGIQRRTTALRERLLDQLSELEARVDFEEDLPPLDGAALLAELQAVRAELLQLVADGERSAALRSGLRVALVGRPNVGKSSLLNRLSRRERAIVTDLPGTTRDLLESEIVLEGVPITLLDTAGIRATTDAVEQLGIARSHDALASADLVLLLFDLSEGWTADDQALRQRIPEEVPHLLVGNKADLSPSSGAGLGAAVAADVCLSASTGAGEAELIQALLARCGALTDGSLLLALNQRQADLAQQAAEALARSEQVAAEGLPWDFWTIDLRQAIQSLGAITGEELSESVLDRIFSRFCIGK, encoded by the coding sequence ATGCCTGAGTGCAGCCCCAGTGGAGACACCATTGCAGCGATTGCAACGGCCCTGGCCCCGGGGCAGGGCGGGATTGCCGTGATCCGTCTCTCCGGCCCTGCCGCGCAGCCCGCTGTTCGCGCCATCACCCGCATTCCCGGCTATCAGCCCTGGGAGAGCCATCGGGTGCTTTATGGCCATGTGCTTGCCGCTGATGGACAGGAGCGGATTGACGAGGTGCTGGTGCTGCCGATGCTGGCGCCCCGTAGTTTCACCGCCGAAGACGTGGTGGAGATCCATTGCCATGGCGGCGTGATGGCCGTGCAACGGGTGTTGGCACGGGTGTTGGAACAGCCCGGGGTGCGCCGGGCTCTGCCGGGAGAGTTCAGCCAGCGGGCGGTGCTCAATGGGCGCTTGGATCTGACCCGCGCTGAAGCGATCAGTGATCTGGTGGCGGCCCGCAGTCAACGGGCGGCGCAGCTGGCGATGGCCGGCGTGGACGGGGGGATTCAGCGCAGGACCACGGCCCTGCGCGAACGTTTGCTCGATCAGCTCAGCGAGCTGGAAGCGCGCGTGGATTTTGAGGAGGATCTACCCCCCCTTGATGGCGCCGCGTTGCTAGCGGAGCTGCAGGCCGTGCGCGCCGAGCTGCTGCAGTTGGTGGCGGATGGTGAACGGAGCGCGGCGCTGCGCAGTGGCCTGCGGGTGGCCCTGGTGGGGCGGCCGAATGTGGGCAAGAGCTCCCTGCTCAATCGGCTCAGCCGTCGGGAGCGGGCGATCGTGACCGACCTGCCCGGCACCACCCGGGATCTGCTGGAAAGTGAGATCGTGCTGGAGGGGGTGCCGATCACCCTGCTCGACACCGCGGGCATTCGGGCGACGACCGATGCGGTGGAGCAGCTCGGAATTGCGCGCAGCCACGACGCTCTGGCCAGCGCCGATCTGGTGCTGCTCCTGTTCGATCTGAGCGAGGGCTGGACAGCAGATGATCAGGCGCTGCGGCAACGCATCCCTGAGGAAGTGCCCCATCTGCTGGTGGGCAACAAGGCGGACCTGAGCCCCTCCTCTGGGGCGGGGTTGGGGGCTGCGGTGGCTGCCGACGTTTGCCTCAGCGCCAGCACCGGTGCCGGGGAGGCGGAGCTGATTCAGGCCCTGTTGGCCCGTTGCGGTGCCCTCACCGATGGCTCCCTGCTCCTGGCCCTCAATCAGCGCCAGGCCGATCTGGCTCAGCAAGCGGCTGAGGCCCTCGCCCGCAGTGAGCAGGTGGCTGCCGAGGGGCTGCCCTGGGACTTCTGGACGATCGATCTGCGCCAGGCGATCCAGAGCCTCGGCGCGATCACCGGCGAGGAGCTCAGCGAATCCGTTCTGGATCGCATTTTCTCCCGCTTCTGCATCGGCAAGTGA
- a CDS encoding TerB family tellurite resistance protein, with the protein MTLLCWVAGVDGDVAAEERSLLGKLSARLLPQVDPEDALVALQAEETLDLEAQVAQLQGREERLAMVSLAFQMACSSQAPEEASAINAAERVAYRRLLEALNLPEAQVQEAEWAARQALKETPALIDRLNQLLFGWGAWPSIEALEASGTSWL; encoded by the coding sequence TTGACATTGCTGTGTTGGGTGGCGGGTGTGGATGGGGATGTGGCGGCCGAGGAGCGATCGCTGCTCGGCAAGCTGTCGGCCCGGTTGCTGCCCCAGGTGGATCCAGAGGATGCGTTGGTGGCCTTGCAGGCGGAGGAGACCTTGGATCTGGAGGCCCAGGTGGCCCAGCTGCAGGGCAGGGAGGAGCGCCTCGCCATGGTGTCGCTGGCCTTCCAGATGGCCTGCAGCAGTCAGGCACCGGAGGAGGCCAGTGCCATCAATGCCGCCGAGCGGGTGGCCTATCGACGCCTGCTGGAGGCGCTCAACCTGCCCGAGGCCCAGGTGCAGGAGGCCGAATGGGCCGCCCGTCAGGCTCTCAAGGAAACGCCAGCCCTGATCGACCGTCTGAATCAGCTCCTGTTTGGCTGGGGGGCCTGGCCTTCGATCGAAGCCCTGGAAGCATCCGGCACCAGTTGGCTCTGA